One Oncorhynchus masou masou isolate Uvic2021 chromosome 18, UVic_Omas_1.1, whole genome shotgun sequence DNA window includes the following coding sequences:
- the LOC135504592 gene encoding high affinity immunoglobulin gamma Fc receptor I-like, giving the protein MERTYLLPLMLTTLVYSSLGHRGGRSPSASLSISPDRSQFLEYMSFSLSCEVQGSSTGWRLKRYTATVKPSESGVDWGFNQSNYVIKTAKTSDSGVYWCESGSGEHSNAVNITVHGGAVNLESPALPVTEDDSVTLRCKYQATPAELTADFYKDGYLIRTETTGEMTIPAVSKSDEGLYKCNNSEGESPENWMTVKGWSSASLSISPDRSQFLEYKSVSLSCEVQASAAGWRLKRYTVTGVDWGFNHGSSYVIKTAKTSDSGVYWCESRSGQCSNAVNFTVHGGAVILESPALPVTEGDSVTLRCRHEDKKTKDTSSNLTADFYKDGSLIRTETTGEMTIPAVSKSNEGLYKCNNSEGESPESWMTVTGPVCSISLPRLLCSLLVVSPYLLVTIVLLVEFRRRRAQGEDQGTQEDTPRPTRSAC; this is encoded by the exons ATGGAACGCACCTATCTTCTACCTT TGATGTTGACTACACTGGTATACTCTAGCCTCGGTCACAGGGGAG gtCGGTCTCCTTCAGCCTCTCTGAGCATCAGTCCCGACAGATCTCAGTTCCTTGAATATATGTCTTTTTCTCTGAGCTGTGAGGTTCAGGGGAGTTCTACTGGATGGAGACTGAAGAGATACACAGCGACTGTGAAACCGTCAGAGTCTGGAGTCGACTGGGGGTTCAATCAATCCAACTACGTCATCAAGACAGCTAAAACATCAGACAGTGGAGTGTACTGGTGTGAGTCTGGGTCTGGAGAACACAGCAATGCTGTCAACATCACAGTACACG GTGGCGCTGTGAACTTGGAGAGCCCCGCCCTTCCTGTGACTGAGGATGATTCTGTGACTCTGCGCTGCAAATATCAGGCAACTCCCGCTGAACTCACAGCTGATTTCTACAAAGATGGATACCTCATCAGGACTGAGACGACAGGAGAGATGACCATCCCTGCAGTATCCAAGTCAGATGAAGGGCTCTACAAGTGTAACAACTCTGAAGGAGAATCACCAGAGAACTGGATGACTGTGAAAG gttgGTCTTCTGCCTCCCTGAGTATCAGTCCCGACAGATCTCAGTTCCTTGAATACAagtctgtctctctgagctgTGAGGTTCAGGCGAGCGCTGCTGGATGGAGACTGAAGAGGTACACAGTGACTGGAGTCGACTGGGGGTTCAATCACGGTTCCAGCTACGTCATCAAGACAGCCAAAACATCAGACAGTGGAGTGTACTGGTGTGAGTCTCGGTCTGGACAATGCAGCAATGCTGTCAACTTCACAGTACACG GTGgcgctgtgatcctggagagccccgCCCTTCCTGTAACTGAAGGAGATTCCGTGACTCTGCGCTGCAGACATGAAGACAAGAAAACGAAGGACACGTCCTCAAACCTCACAGCTGATTTCTACAAAGATGGCTCCCTCATCAGGACTGAGACGACAGGAGAGATGACCATCCCTGCAGTATCCAAGTCAAATGAAGGGCTCTACAAGTGTAACAACTCTGAAGGAGAATCACCAGAGAGCTGGATGactgtgacag GGCCTGTGtgctccatctctctgcccaggCTGCTGTGTAGTCTACTGGTGGTGTCTCCCTACCTGCTGGTGACCATTGTACTGCTGGTGGAATTCCGTAGGCGCCGTGCTCAAG GGGAAGACCAGGGAACCCAGGAAGACACACCAAGACCAACCAG GTCAGCATGTTGA